A part of Cannabis sativa cultivar Pink pepper isolate KNU-18-1 chromosome 6, ASM2916894v1, whole genome shotgun sequence genomic DNA contains:
- the LOC115695171 gene encoding uncharacterized protein LOC115695171, with amino-acid sequence MSDSAQFHFVMCFYKVISKVLANRLKMVLPHIISENQSAFISGRLISDIIMISFEVMQHLKCKRKGKNGYMALKLDWGFLRAMLLRMGFASRFVDLVFLTVITVEYNVVHGGKSLKAIIPQRGIRQGDPLSPYLVLICAEGFSSLLKQFERLSHLKGCKMANRALIISHMLFVDDSYIYCHAKGGV; translated from the coding sequence AAAGTGCTTGCAAATAGGCTAAAGATGGTGCTTCCCCATATTATCTCTGAGAATCAATCAGCCTTTATCTCTGGTCGCCTTATCTCTGATATTATCATGATTTCTTTTGAGGTCATGCAACATCTCAAATGCAagagaaaaggtaaaaatgggtATATGGCATTGAAACTTGACTGGGGCTTTCTTCGAGCCATGTTGCTTCGTATGGGCTTTGCTAGTCGATTTGTAGATTTGGTTTTTCTCACTGTTATAACTGTGGAGTACAATGTGGTTCATGGTGGTAAAAGTCTGAAGGCAATTATTCCACAACGAGGTATCCGCCAAGGGGATCCCTTGTCTCCGTATCTAGTTCTAATTTGTGCAGAAGGATTCTCATCTTTGTTGAAACAATTTGAGAGACTCAGTCATCTAAAAGGTTGTAAAATGGCTAATAGGGCTCTTATTATTTCACATATGCTATTTGTCGATGATAGCTATATCTACTGTCATGCTAAGGGAGGCGTCTAA
- the LOC115695172 gene encoding uncharacterized protein LOC115695172: MIKIVDGATFEAENAYGIGLIIRDSNGAIILATTTYSTGSLSASMAEMMSIKEDLSWIKASNLSNIIIETDCLIAIQVLHSLVDMPSIFGYIVQECKLLLSSFNNVNVYHVKRSANKATHYLTRGSCYWFDRSFTESTSPTTLQSFVITDLAI; this comes from the coding sequence ATGATCAAGATTGTGGATGGAGCAACCTTTGAAGCCGAGAATGCATATGGGATTGGTTTAATTATTCGTGATTCAAATGGTGCTATCATTTTGGCTACTACTACTTACTCGACTGGTTCTTTAAGTGCATCGATGGCTGAAATGATGAGCATTAAAGAGGATTTAAGTTGGATAAAAGCTTCTAATCTTTCAAACATTATTATTGAGACTGATTGTCTTATTGCTATACAAGTCTTGCACAGTTTGGTGGATATGCCTTCTATCTTTGGTTATATTGTGCAAGAGTGTAAACTTTTATTATCTTCGTTCAATAATGTTAATGTTTATCatgttaaacgatctgctaaCAAGGCCACACACTATTTGACTCGTGGCTCTTGTTATTGGTTTGATCGTAGTTTTACTGAGAGTACTAGTCCTACTACTCTTCAGTCTTTTGTAATTACAGATTTGGCTATTTAA